In Blastopirellula marina, the genomic stretch GCGGAAAAAGAGATGCTTGAGGTGCTGCTCGAGCAGTGTGACGGCCAATATCTGGCAATCGCTCGCATTTTAGGTATCCACCGCACCACCGTAAAAAAGAAGTGTGAACAGTACGGGCTCCTTTCCCCTGACCAAAAAGATGATTAGGCTGGGGTTATCCATTTTACGAAAACGCGCATAGATTGTCGGTTACACGTAATTCTGGCGTGAAGTCGATACGGCGTTGCCACTAACTTCCTTCTTAATCACTCGCCATGAACTCTCTCCGAACTTTGCTCGTTGCCGCAGCTACGTTTCTGGCTGTCGCCGCACATCAGTCGATTGTCCTGGCCGAAGAAGCCCAGTGCACGTGCCGCTACTGCGAGTCCGGCGCGGCTCGGGCAGCGTTTGGGGTCGACCTGGGGAATGACGGCCCGCACTATGCTCCCGTGCGTAAAGTCGACGTGCAGCATATCAAGCTCGACATCACGCCGAACTTCAAAGAGCGTACCGTCGGCGGCAAGACCACCATTCGCTTCGTCCCGCTGCGTGAAGCGATCGACGTATTGAAGCTCGATGCGGTCGACCTGTCGATCACCAGCATCGAAGCCTCGACGCCGGTCTCCGAGTTCGACACCACCAGCAAAGACCTGACCATCGCGTTCGCCGAACCCATTCCCGTCGGTCAGGAAAGCTGGGTCACCATCGAGCATCACTGCCAGCCGCAAGGTGGTTTCTATTTCCGCACGCCGGAGATGGGCTACCCGAAGGAAGACACCCACTGCTGGACGCAGGGCGAATCGCACTATGCCCGGCAATGGTTCCCGTGCTTCGACTACCCCAACGAAAAGTCGACTACCGAAGTCATCTGCCACGTGCCAAGCGACATGACGGTGATCTCCAACGGGCGTAACCTGGGAGAAAGTATCGACCCGGCCACGAACCTGAAGTCAGTTCACTGGCTGCAAGACAAGCCGCACGTGAACTACCTGATCTGCGTCGTCGCTGGCTACTTCGACAAACTGGAAGATGCCGCCGGCAACATTCCGCTCGGGTACTACAGCCAACCGACTCTTTCCAAGCACGCCGCTGCTTCGTTCCAGGATACGGCCTCGATCATGGACTTCTATCAGAAGGAGATCGGTGTCGCGTACCCCTGGCACAAGTACGACCAGGTCACTATTCGCGACTTCATGGCCGGTGGGATGGAAAACACCACCATCACCACGCTGACCCACAACACGATCTTCACCCCGGCTACTGAAAACATCCGTTCGTCGCGCGGGCTCGACGCTCACGAACTGGCCCACCAGTGGTTTGGCGATTACGTCACCTGCGAAGACTGGAGCCACCTGTGGCTCAACGAAGGGTTCGCCACCTACTACACCCATCTGTACGAAGGGGAAAAGTTCGGTCGCGATGCGATGTTGTACGGTCTGTACCGCGATGCGACCAATCGCGTTCTGCCCGGCGGTGCGAACGACAAACGCCCCATCGTCTGGAAGAAGTACCGCAACGCAGGCGAACAGTTCGACTACCGAGCCTACCCCAAGGGAAGCTGGGTGCTGCACATGCTTCGCAGCCAATTGGGCGAAGAGATGTTCCGCGAGACGATTCAAAGCTATTTAAAAGAGCACGGCCTGACGACCGTTACCACGCCGGAACTGCAAGCCGCCTTCGAAGAAACCAGCGGGCGAACGTTCGATCGCTTCTTCGATCAGTGGGTGTACCATGCCCGCCATCCTGACTTGAAGATTCGTTATCGCTTTGATCCGAAGCTTTCGCTCGCTCAGATCACGCTCGAACAAACCCAAAAGGTGGACGACGACGTGATGCTGTTTCACTTCCCCGCCACGTTCGCCTTCCTGTGTGACGGCGAGATGGTCCTGCATACCGAAGAGATCACCGACGCCAAGCACGACTTCTACGTCGCGCTGCCCAGCAAGCCAGAGATGGTGCAGTTCGATCCCGAGTACACCCTGCTGACCAAGGTTGATTTCGACAAGCCGGAAGACCTGTGGATCAGCGAACTCGAAAACGCCGAGCGTGCTCCTGGCCGCATCCTGGCCATTAGTGCCTTGGCCAAGAAAAAGTCGAACAAAGCGATCGACGCCATTCAAAAGGCCCTGGAAACCGACCCGTTCTTCGGCGTTCGCGTCGAAGCCGCCGAGGCCCTGGGCAAGATCCATAGCGACGAGTCACGAGCCGCGATTCGCAAGACGGCGATGCCCAGTGATGCCCGCGTTCGCCTGGCCTTGGTGAAAGCGACCGTCGGCGACTATCAACCCGAAAAGGTTGCCGAGCTGCTGGAAGCCGCCCAGGCCGAAAAGAACCCGGCGATTGCCGCGGCCTGGATCGAAGGGCTGGCCAAGTATTCCGACGCACCGGTCACGCAGTACCTGATTGCTTCGCTCGACAAGCAGTCGTTCCGCAACGAAATCGCCGAAGCCGCGGTCGAAGCGATGCGTAAGAGCGGTTCGTCGCAGTATGTCCCAGACCTGACCGAACAGGTAGCCCTGCATGCCGACAGCTACACGACCCGCGGCCTGGCCAGTCTGCTGAGAACCCTCGCCAGCTTGAGCGACGAGAAGCCGGAAAAGCTGCAATCGCTGGAGCATATTGCTCCCCACCTGAACGATGCCCGCAACGACGTGCAAAAGGGAGCGATCGAAGCCCTGGGTAAACTCGGCCTGGAAGATGCCCGCCCAATCTTGCAAGCCTACGCCGATGCCTCGCACAACGAAGAGCTTTCCAAAGCCGCCGAAGGTGCCCTGGCCGCAATCACCAAGCAAAGCACCCCGCAGCCGACCGAACTGATCGAACTCCGCAAACAAATGCAAGATCTCGAAAAGTCGAACGACTCGCTGCAGAAGAAGCTTGACGAACTCGAGAAGAAGCTGGAAGCAAGCGAGGATGTGGAGAAGAAGGACTAACCGCGGATTACGCAGATGGGCGCGGATAGAACTCCAAGCTAATACACCGCCACTTGCGATACGTGATGTTGAGGTTCATGGTTTCCATGAAACGGGTTGCTATTTTGTTGATTGCATTCTGGATTGGATGCTCGCAATCCCCGGGCCTTTTCGATCAAACTCCAGATGACTTTGAACCGTTGGTGGTGCAAGCCGCTGCGGACGTAAGTCGGACGGACCCAAAACTGAACATCCTGCAAGAGCTCGACTCCATTCTTCGTTCCCTCGGTTGCAAGCAAGATGGCTCTTCCTATCTCTACGACGGATCATTAGCCAGTATCTCCTATGCCGATGAGCCGTACTTGATGGTTGGTGTGATCGTGACCGGAGAAGATCGACTCGATGTTCGGATGTACTACAATCGCAACCGTCCGGAAGAGCTCAAAGACTGGATCACCCGATTTCAAAACGCTGTAGACGGTACGATGGGATTGACTTGTGACGTCATTGAAGAGCCTAGCACCGGACCGTTCTGAGCGTCACCTGGTCGTCGGAAGATGTAGTGAGGAGGTACGAACCGCGTATCCGCGGTTAGATCTAAAGAACAAAAATACGCGGCGCAGAACCCGTCGTAAATCTTTGGCGGAGAAAATGTGGAGAAGAAGGACTAACCGCGGATTACGCGGATGGACGCGGTTAACTGCCTCAGATTATCGCTTGGGCCACTGCAAATGATGGTGCAGGAAGTTGAACGATCCCTGGCCGTTGATCATGTGGCCTCCGTCGAACCATTCGATTTCGCACTGTTCGGGGATCTTTAGCTTCGCCGCGTAGAGGTGGCGTACCTTGGCGAACTCGTGCCCCACCTTTTCGTCGTCGGCGACACCGTCGAAATGTCCGCGCTCGACCATGAAAGCGCGCGGAGCGATCAGCCCGGCCATTTCGGCGTAGTTAAACGTATTGCCCAGATTGAACTCAAAGATCTCGTACTCGCCGGTCCAAATGTAGCTTCGCGGGTTGCGGGTCGAGGCCACCTTGTCGACCCATTCGTTGAAGTCGCCGGAACAGATCACCGCCGAGTAGTCAGGCACCAAAGGAGGAATTCGCATGGCCGACTTGCCACCGTAGCTCAGGCCGTAAAAGGCAATGCGATCCGGATCGACAAACGGCTGCGTCTTGAGCCAGGCGGTAATCTGGCGGTGCTGCGGAACGATGATCGAGAACAACGTCGTGCCCAACGCGTTGGCCTTCCGCTGCAAGGTGCGAAAACGATCTTGGTAGATGTACGGGTTCTGAGGACAGAACACGACAAAGCCTCGCTCGACCAGCGCCACCGCGTACGCCTGGTAAGCCCCAAACTTCTCATCCCCGATCAAGTGATCCGGGCGACCTTCCAAACCATGCTGGCAAACCACGACCGGGCGTTTCTCGTCGGAGGCGAGATCGTTTGGTACCAAAAGTAAGCCATACGCGAACACCTCCGGAAACACATCGAGAGCGACTTCGTACCCGGTCCATTTCGGCTCGGAATAAATCTGCCGGGTACGCGGACTGGCCGGCAACAGGGGGCGATCGAACTTGCCGATCACCTCCGTTTCAAACGCCTCGCGATACGGCGCGACACTCTTTTCAAACGCGGCTAATGAAGAAGTATCTGGTCGAAAGTAGCTACTGCGAACCGCGGGACTGTCGGCCAGAATCACCTGGTTTTGGCGATTGATCTGGTCCATCTGACGAACCATCCGGGCTTGCTTGTCGATCGGCTGGCCATCGTATTCTGGTAACTGCGTGGTGGTCACCAGCGACTCGCTGGATTTGAGGCCCATGAGAAACTGCGTGAGCCAACGCTGCGATCCGAATGCCCCTTGTCCTTCTTCTTCGCTGGTCAATGTAAGCCACGAATCAGAGATGCGATCACCCACCAGTGCGCGGGCTTGTCGCGCTTCCTGTATTACCTTTTCCAACGAGGGTGACACGAGTGTGCCTGGGGCCGAGCCATGCTCGCCGGGCAGATCGCCCTGTGGTCCGGCGGCCGCTTCGATCGCCAGGCGACGGGGGGCGATCAGGCTGGCAATCTCCGCATCGCCGAATTCCCGCAGCCTGCCAAACACATTGCGGTCGATCGGTTCCTCCCAGATCTTCTGCCGCGAAGTGAAATAGCCACTCACCCCAACCGAATCGATGCGCTCGTCCAGGGCACCAGCGTACAGGGCCAGCATCCCTCCTTCGCCGTAACCAATCACCCCGATCGGCTGCGTCCCCTCCTGGGTAAAAGCATCAACCGCCGCCAACACCTTTTGCACTTCGTACCCAATCAAATGCCGACCCAGTTCGAAAGCGGACCGGTATAGAAGTTCCCGCCCCGGCAATTGGCTTTGTCGCGGTCCATCGAATTTCAGAAGTCCGCGTTCGCGCGTGATGGTCGTCGGAATCACCACCTGAAAGCCGCTTTCGGCCAGGTGCCGAGCATACTGCGACGACGGAGCGATGCCTGGTTCGAGACCAGCCGACTGCTCAGGCGTTTGGGCTGCGTCAGGGATCGCGACAATGCACCCGCGTATTTTCCCTTGGGGCCGCAGCAATAAGCCTTCCCCATGGATCGCCCCAAACACCGGCCACTGCACCGCGATCACTTCGACGGTCTCCGAAGATGCCAGCGCCAACGGCTCATTCACGCTGGCCGTGCGCTGAAATGCAATCTCAGGCAGGCGCTCGTCCCGCACCCCCAACACTTCCGCCAGCCGCTGCCGGTTCTTCTCGATCGACCGCGTATACGCTTCCGGCGAACTAGTGTCACGCTCCCAATACTGCGAACGCTTCCCCGGTGCATCCGCGATCTCCTGCAGTAGAAACCGATCGATCCCGGCAACCATCTGCGAAGCAATCTCCGCCCCGTCCCCTTCCATCTCCAACAGGCTGGTGCCTGGCAAAGCAGGACCGCGCACAACGGAGGGAGTCTCGGCGCTGGCACTAGCTGCGAATGAAAACAGTCCGGTGCAAAGCAGCACGCATCGCAAGAATCGACACATGAAATGTTTCCTAAACGGGTCGAATGTGTCACACCGAAACACGACCCCATCGCCCCGCCAGCGAAGTTAGTCCGCGAAGACTCGTCGTGTCCTTCGTATTCGAAGTATAGAAAGCAGAAAAGGTGATGTCACGTGGAATCTTGGGTTTGCTGTGACGAAAGATATTCCTCTTCAAACCCAATTAAATTCGCCGCTCCAGTTCATTGTATTGTTATCCTGCGTTTTTCGTGTGGTCGGCGCTTACTGTGAACGGAATGGTATTCGACTGTACTTCTCCACGCCAAATTGGGGTTAGTGCTGCGAACCGAGAACGTTTGGCGAGAAAGTCATACCATTTCGTATCACGGTCGACGCGATACGCAAAGTGGACATTGTATGTGCCGGTTGGAAGGTCAATCATCCAGCGAGCCTGGTCGTAACTGCCATTAATGTTTGCATAGAGATCGAAAGCGATTCTCGCGTCAGGATCCAATACGAAATCATCAAGTGGTACGGTAATCAAGAACCGCGTCCGCCATTGCGCGACGATTTTTCCGTGAGCGTCTGTAAACGTCAAACCGGTTATGTTCGGATATGGAAGCAAACACCGCTCGGTGCTGGAGTGAAACGCGACCCGAAAAGTTTCAGTAATGGGCGAATCGGACACGTGTGAGAGGGATATTTCCATTGGGGGCATCCGTACAATGCGTGCTTAAATGATTGAAAGAGCAAAAGAACGTTTAGGATGACCCTAGCCAAAGAAAAGACTAGCATCTGCCACTGCCACCCTCGGCAGTGTGAAGCGTAGAGTCAACGTGCAACCCGTTTCCCCATAGATCAAGAAAACGGTCGGACTCTCAATAGAAATCTTGCTCAGGCCATTCGGTCCCAAGCCGGTTCAGAAACTTAGAAAGCAAATAAGTGGAGCTGATGAGGATTGAACTCACGACCTCTGCATTGCGAACGCAGCGCTCTCCCAGCTGAGCTACAGCCCCAGGTTGTTTGGTTGATTTTAAATGGCGGTTGGGCCTTCGTCTAGTTTGAAATGTTGTGGTTGGCGCCCTTGTTAGAACGCGTTGTCGCCGATCCCTTGGCTGTTGCGGAAGGCTTTGATGTGTTCTGCTTGGCCTGATTCTGCGGACAGCTTATCCCAGGCTTGGGCCGCTTCTTTCCAGATCGTTTCCACCTCTGATTGGTCGCTGGCCATTGTCTTTTGGACCGCTTCGCGGACGACCTTTTCATAGGCCGCGCGTCCCGGGATTCGCAGGGCCGAGAGGTGCCTGGGCGATTGTAACTGCTCGAGGCTGACCTGGGCGTATTGCCTCAGGGCGGTGCCTGGCAGGCTCGGTGGCATCCACGCGTCGGCCATCGGTAAAGAGGAGACGCGGCACAGGGTGGTTCGCTCCGAAGGGGGCGAAATCAGGGAAATCAGTTCCGGCCCGGTCAGCAGAACCAGCAGATTCGCCGCGTTCATCGTTTGCCCTGATGTCGACGAGATGGAACCGACCATGCCAGAGGTCGACAACAGCGGGATGCTTTCG encodes the following:
- a CDS encoding M1 family aminopeptidase; this translates as MNSLRTLLVAAATFLAVAAHQSIVLAEEAQCTCRYCESGAARAAFGVDLGNDGPHYAPVRKVDVQHIKLDITPNFKERTVGGKTTIRFVPLREAIDVLKLDAVDLSITSIEASTPVSEFDTTSKDLTIAFAEPIPVGQESWVTIEHHCQPQGGFYFRTPEMGYPKEDTHCWTQGESHYARQWFPCFDYPNEKSTTEVICHVPSDMTVISNGRNLGESIDPATNLKSVHWLQDKPHVNYLICVVAGYFDKLEDAAGNIPLGYYSQPTLSKHAAASFQDTASIMDFYQKEIGVAYPWHKYDQVTIRDFMAGGMENTTITTLTHNTIFTPATENIRSSRGLDAHELAHQWFGDYVTCEDWSHLWLNEGFATYYTHLYEGEKFGRDAMLYGLYRDATNRVLPGGANDKRPIVWKKYRNAGEQFDYRAYPKGSWVLHMLRSQLGEEMFRETIQSYLKEHGLTTVTTPELQAAFEETSGRTFDRFFDQWVYHARHPDLKIRYRFDPKLSLAQITLEQTQKVDDDVMLFHFPATFAFLCDGEMVLHTEEITDAKHDFYVALPSKPEMVQFDPEYTLLTKVDFDKPEDLWISELENAERAPGRILAISALAKKKSNKAIDAIQKALETDPFFGVRVEAAEALGKIHSDESRAAIRKTAMPSDARVRLALVKATVGDYQPEKVAELLEAAQAEKNPAIAAAWIEGLAKYSDAPVTQYLIASLDKQSFRNEIAEAAVEAMRKSGSSQYVPDLTEQVALHADSYTTRGLASLLRTLASLSDEKPEKLQSLEHIAPHLNDARNDVQKGAIEALGKLGLEDARPILQAYADASHNEELSKAAEGALAAITKQSTPQPTELIELRKQMQDLEKSNDSLQKKLDELEKKLEASEDVEKKD
- a CDS encoding alpha/beta hydrolase family protein, which produces MCRFLRCVLLCTGLFSFAASASAETPSVVRGPALPGTSLLEMEGDGAEIASQMVAGIDRFLLQEIADAPGKRSQYWERDTSSPEAYTRSIEKNRQRLAEVLGVRDERLPEIAFQRTASVNEPLALASSETVEVIAVQWPVFGAIHGEGLLLRPQGKIRGCIVAIPDAAQTPEQSAGLEPGIAPSSQYARHLAESGFQVVIPTTITRERGLLKFDGPRQSQLPGRELLYRSAFELGRHLIGYEVQKVLAAVDAFTQEGTQPIGVIGYGEGGMLALYAGALDERIDSVGVSGYFTSRQKIWEEPIDRNVFGRLREFGDAEIASLIAPRRLAIEAAAGPQGDLPGEHGSAPGTLVSPSLEKVIQEARQARALVGDRISDSWLTLTSEEEGQGAFGSQRWLTQFLMGLKSSESLVTTTQLPEYDGQPIDKQARMVRQMDQINRQNQVILADSPAVRSSYFRPDTSSLAAFEKSVAPYREAFETEVIGKFDRPLLPASPRTRQIYSEPKWTGYEVALDVFPEVFAYGLLLVPNDLASDEKRPVVVCQHGLEGRPDHLIGDEKFGAYQAYAVALVERGFVVFCPQNPYIYQDRFRTLQRKANALGTTLFSIIVPQHRQITAWLKTQPFVDPDRIAFYGLSYGGKSAMRIPPLVPDYSAVICSGDFNEWVDKVASTRNPRSYIWTGEYEIFEFNLGNTFNYAEMAGLIAPRAFMVERGHFDGVADDEKVGHEFAKVRHLYAAKLKIPEQCEIEWFDGGHMINGQGSFNFLHHHLQWPKR